From the Mesorhizobium koreense genome, the window GATCTTCTCGACACCGCTCAACCAGGGGGCGGTGCGGGCAACCATATCGGGTCCGGCTCTAGGGCACGAGGCGGCGGCGGAAAGCGGGAAGCGGCGGCCGACACGGTCCGAACTGGGCACGGTCACGCCGACCATCGGCCCATGCCGCCCGGCCTGGAGAAGGAAGCGGAGGCCAAGTTGCGATGGCCAGAGACCCGTTTCGATCAGCTTCGCCAGGTGCCGTGCAGCCAGTCGGTCCCAAAACCGGACGAAAGCGCGATCGAGGCGGCGCACGACGAAATCGCCCGCCGCCGGGATTTTACCGAAGAAGCCGGGGATCATATGTTCGGCGGGCATGTGAACCCTTTGAACATTTCCAGCGTGTAGGGGTTTTCGACGCTCGAGGCGCGCAGTTCGAGATCGACGTAGTAGTTGTTGGCGCCGAGACGCAGGTTGTAGGCGTCGGGCAGCGCCGTCTTGGCGAAATGGCCGGCGCGCAGCATCCTCAGCCACGCCCAGCTTCCTGTTTCATTGACGACCACTTCCGGCGAACCGTCGAGCGGCTGGAAGGCAAGCGACACCACGCCGGTGCCGTCCTTGCCCGGCCAGCTCATCGGCTGCGGCCGCGTCGCGTTGTTGTAGTAGTTCAGGATCTGCCCATCGAGGTTGAGGGTCGCCCGCGAGACCGCCGGAGAGAGATCTTTCGGCTCCAGCGTGAAATTCATGACGGGACCCTGGCCGCTCGGGAAAAGGCCGTCGCGGATATGCCGGGCCTTTTCGAAAGCCGCCAGCGTCGAGGGATCGCCGTTGAAATCCGCGCGCCATTTCCACGGCTCGCTGGTCGTGTCGATGTAGGTCAGCAGGTTGTTGTTGATGAAGGCGTCGATGAGGCCGCCGGGGCCGAAGAGCCGCGTGAAGTCCTGGACGTTCACATCGATAGTGCTCGCCGGGTCGAAGGGATAGCGATTGGTCAGCGCCGACTGGCAGAACGGCAGCACGTTCGCGCGCCATATGGCATTCAGTTCCGAGGTCACGGCTTTTTCCGTCAACCCGCCGGTGTCGCCGGCGATGCCGGCCAGCCAGTCGTCGATCGGATCGGGAAGGATCTGCGCCTGCCGCGCAACCGCGCCGGTCAGTTCGGCGAGGCCGCCCTGCTTCTTGATCGCCTCCTGCGGGTTCGGGCTCGCGTTCACCGT encodes:
- the tagF gene encoding type VI secretion system-associated protein TagF, which codes for MPAEHMIPGFFGKIPAAGDFVVRRLDRAFVRFWDRLAARHLAKLIETGLWPSQLGLRFLLQAGRHGPMVGVTVPSSDRVGRRFPLSAAASCPRAGPDMVARTAPWLSGVEKILITARDESMDADRLADMLAGLPLPPLPPSKAGVLEGLLLWIDGAPPVAADPEAPQDALEELFATAREAG